The Leucobacter chromiiresistens genome has a window encoding:
- a CDS encoding iron-siderophore ABC transporter substrate-binding protein has protein sequence MIRALRTAAAAAAVTAVAFIAAGCGTTTVEAGSDDAPRAASEACQNDSTATSTGPIELTDGVGRTMQLDAPAERVAVLEWQQAEDAMTLCVAPVAVSDPEGYATWVSAEQLPEDVVDLGTRGEPDLDALYGADPDLIIVEAFEADADIVQTLEQESEVPVLVTVGADASDPIGNMKNVFSLIAEATGRTERADQVLADFDQHLADAKAEVAGADLPTTDFVFFDGWVEGSNLVIRPYGEGALFTAFGTELGLTPAWSDDINEAYGSGGVDPAYGLAQTDIEGLTAVGDANLFYSNEGDWTDELEKSAIWTSLPAVQEGRAQAFPAGVWGAGGPISGEQAVDAFVDVILQK, from the coding sequence ATGATCCGCGCCCTCCGCACCGCAGCCGCAGCCGCGGCCGTCACAGCCGTGGCGTTCATCGCCGCAGGCTGCGGCACGACGACCGTCGAGGCCGGCAGCGACGACGCCCCCCGCGCCGCATCCGAGGCCTGCCAGAACGACTCGACCGCCACGTCGACCGGCCCGATCGAGCTCACCGACGGCGTCGGCCGCACCATGCAGCTCGACGCGCCCGCCGAGCGCGTCGCCGTGCTCGAGTGGCAGCAGGCGGAGGACGCCATGACCCTCTGCGTCGCCCCCGTCGCGGTCTCCGACCCCGAGGGCTACGCCACGTGGGTGAGCGCCGAGCAGCTGCCCGAAGACGTCGTCGACCTCGGCACCCGCGGCGAGCCCGACCTCGATGCGCTCTACGGGGCCGACCCCGACCTCATCATCGTCGAGGCGTTCGAGGCCGACGCCGACATCGTGCAGACGCTCGAGCAGGAGAGCGAGGTGCCGGTGCTCGTCACCGTCGGCGCCGACGCCTCCGACCCGATCGGCAACATGAAGAACGTGTTCTCGCTCATCGCCGAGGCGACCGGGCGCACGGAGCGCGCCGATCAGGTGCTCGCCGACTTCGACCAGCACCTCGCCGACGCGAAGGCGGAGGTCGCGGGCGCCGACCTGCCCACCACCGACTTCGTCTTCTTCGACGGCTGGGTCGAGGGCAGCAACCTCGTGATCCGCCCCTACGGCGAGGGCGCGCTGTTCACCGCGTTCGGCACCGAGCTCGGGCTCACACCGGCGTGGAGCGACGACATCAACGAGGCGTACGGCAGCGGCGGCGTCGACCCCGCCTACGGCCTCGCGCAGACCGACATCGAGGGCCTCACCGCCGTCGGCGACGCGAACCTCTTCTACTCGAACGAGGGCGACTGGACCGACGAGCTCGAGAAGAGCGCGATCTGGACGTCGCTCCCCGCCGTGCAGGAGGGCCGCGCGCAGGCGTTCCCCGCGGGCGTCTGGGGCGCGGGCGGCCCGATCTCGGGCGAGCAGGCCGTCGACGCCTTCGTCGATGTGATCCTCCAGAAGTAA
- a CDS encoding ABC transporter ATP-binding protein: MPPAAPATASAPACTPVTLTGDHLDLAYGKTAVVHDVSVSLQPGRATALVGPNGSGKSTLLRALARLHPAPSGAVTITGAGSSEPRPVSMLTAREFAHEVTLFSQSRPAPRGLTVGEVVAFGRHPHRRRFAGLTEADRRAIDHALGATGVRDMATRPVGELSGGEMQRVWLAACVAQQTGAVLLDEPTNHLDLRYQIETLDLVRDLVEQTGVAVGIVLHDLDHAARVADHVVLMDHGRVRASGSPADVLTAEHLTEVYGIPVEVDVDERTGRVRVDPVSRHAPRTAAAPVAAGAARR; encoded by the coding sequence ATGCCCCCAGCCGCACCTGCGACCGCGTCTGCCCCGGCCTGCACGCCCGTCACGCTGACCGGCGATCACCTCGACCTCGCCTACGGCAAGACCGCCGTCGTGCACGACGTGTCGGTCTCGCTGCAGCCGGGCCGCGCCACCGCCCTCGTCGGGCCCAACGGCAGCGGCAAATCGACCCTGCTGCGCGCCCTCGCACGCCTCCACCCCGCCCCCAGCGGCGCAGTCACCATCACGGGCGCCGGCAGCTCCGAGCCGCGACCCGTCTCGATGCTCACCGCCCGCGAATTCGCGCACGAGGTCACCCTCTTCTCGCAGTCCCGCCCGGCGCCGCGGGGCCTCACCGTCGGCGAGGTCGTCGCGTTCGGCCGCCACCCGCACCGCCGCCGGTTCGCCGGCCTCACCGAGGCGGACCGCCGCGCGATCGATCACGCCCTCGGCGCGACCGGCGTGCGCGACATGGCGACGCGCCCCGTCGGCGAGCTGTCGGGCGGCGAGATGCAGCGCGTGTGGCTGGCCGCCTGCGTCGCCCAGCAGACCGGAGCGGTGCTGCTCGACGAGCCCACGAACCATCTCGACCTGCGCTACCAGATCGAGACCCTCGACCTCGTCAGAGACCTCGTCGAGCAGACCGGCGTCGCGGTCGGCATCGTGCTGCACGACCTCGACCACGCGGCGCGGGTCGCCGACCACGTCGTCTTGATGGATCACGGTCGCGTGCGCGCATCGGGCTCGCCCGCCGACGTGCTCACCGCCGAGCACCTCACCGAGGTGTACGGCATCCCCGTCGAGGTCGACGTCGACGAGCGCACCGGCCGCGTGCGCGTCGACCCGGTCAGCAGGCACGCCCCCCGCACCGCAGCGGCGCCGGTTGCGGCCGGCGCCGCCCGACGGTGA
- a CDS encoding MmcQ/YjbR family DNA-binding protein, whose product MDGETMQRRAALRADELPGAALEHPFGPDFDVFKVCGKVFMLMSDLRGTPIVTVKSAPADANVLREAYPEITPGYHMNKRHWITVTGGGALAPELLDDLVTESYLLVVETLPRRLRPVDPATFGRRA is encoded by the coding sequence GTGGACGGCGAGACGATGCAGCGGCGAGCCGCATTGCGCGCGGACGAGCTGCCGGGCGCGGCCCTCGAGCACCCCTTCGGCCCCGATTTCGACGTCTTCAAGGTCTGCGGCAAGGTCTTCATGCTGATGTCGGATCTGCGCGGCACCCCGATCGTGACCGTGAAATCGGCGCCGGCCGACGCGAACGTGCTTCGGGAGGCCTACCCCGAGATCACGCCGGGCTATCACATGAACAAGCGCCACTGGATCACCGTCACCGGAGGCGGAGCGCTCGCACCCGAGCTGCTCGACGATCTCGTGACGGAGTCGTACCTGCTCGTCGTCGAGACACTGCCGCGGCGGCTGCGGCCCGTGGACCCCGCGACCTTCGGGCGCCGCGCATAG
- a CDS encoding isoprenylcysteine carboxylmethyltransferase family protein, whose protein sequence is MQAAAGALWWVGVFSVPGVRRATLGGLDPVIVAAFDLPLFVAASLLVALGARWAAWIAVPWTLLVAAGMSGYATLTGLAGWGAIAMLAAAVGSIGAGVLLRCGRLPTERLLVGPFAFREAERATERRNAARTARQLVVFWVVFLGVLPLGIAVLEARWGVRLSPPAPLVWGAIGGVCFAAASALGIWSALAMSTRGEGTPLPSAAARRLVVVGPYRWVRNPMALAGIAQGVGVGLLLGSWLVVAYALAGSLFWNHAIRPHEEADLRARFGGEFDAYARDVACWLPRIPRPRNAGHAGDDRTL, encoded by the coding sequence GTGCAGGCGGCGGCCGGGGCGCTGTGGTGGGTGGGCGTCTTCTCGGTACCCGGGGTGCGACGGGCCACGCTGGGCGGTCTCGACCCGGTGATCGTGGCGGCCTTCGACCTGCCCCTCTTCGTCGCGGCCTCGCTGCTCGTCGCCCTCGGCGCGCGCTGGGCCGCGTGGATCGCGGTGCCCTGGACGCTGCTCGTCGCCGCCGGCATGTCGGGGTACGCGACGCTCACCGGGCTCGCGGGGTGGGGCGCGATCGCGATGCTGGCGGCAGCGGTCGGAAGCATCGGGGCGGGCGTGCTGCTGCGCTGCGGCCGCCTGCCGACCGAGCGGCTGCTCGTCGGCCCGTTCGCCTTCCGCGAGGCGGAGCGCGCGACCGAACGCCGCAATGCGGCGCGGACGGCGCGGCAGCTGGTCGTCTTCTGGGTCGTCTTCCTCGGCGTGCTGCCGCTCGGCATCGCGGTGCTGGAGGCCCGTTGGGGGGTGCGGCTCTCCCCTCCGGCGCCCCTCGTGTGGGGCGCGATCGGCGGCGTCTGCTTCGCGGCGGCGAGCGCCCTCGGCATCTGGTCGGCGCTCGCCATGTCGACGCGCGGTGAGGGGACGCCGCTGCCCTCGGCCGCTGCGCGGCGCCTCGTCGTGGTCGGCCCGTACCGCTGGGTGCGCAATCCCATGGCGCTCGCGGGGATCGCGCAGGGCGTCGGCGTGGGTCTCCTGCTGGGCTCGTGGCTCGTGGTCGCGTACGCCCTCGCGGGGTCGCTCTTCTGGAATCACGCGATCAGGCCGCATGAGGAGGCGGATCTGCGCGCGCGGTTCGGCGGGGAGTTCGACGCCTATGCGCGCGACGTGGCGTGCTGGCTGCCGCGGATCCCGCGCCCGCGCAACGCGGGACACGCGGGAGATGATCGGACGTTGTGA
- a CDS encoding helix-turn-helix transcriptional regulator, with translation MPGEMVAEKIDAVATHGHVRRDHLVHRLARAGRVTVITAEQGAGKTDLMSQWLSHQRSSAFAWIALDAGAGDPRTFWLRVLQAMSAARPEAFAALEQDYAHGRIPPEEALPRITSASMRDPEPMVLVIDDLHCAADSVQDQLVSLLRRSPNLQLLAASRTRTRFEVPVTAAGLAVTALHADALAFTADEIAQAAAVLPYQLSEPEIAALRRTTRGHPLAVRLALSVMANLSRGGTRRPPADEVQRGVESMLADFAPEFPSPHDHELALIASLVPEIDSAFAERLGGAASWAEFERFDALGYGRLASRHGRTVFRLQTLIAGALRPRALAELPAERIAEVRRLAFAHLYEHADPIDMLELLIDGNMDRAIFPHFVRNFTEISLKRSRELVAMAGSISPERQLREGTIPIMIAVALSEDALVPTPRMRELLEIGMPSLEHRAAEASGAAGGLLLLARFAGLRVSRAYEEAAEAGEQFLRQSAPASPSWRSGMSAARLQIIVTEMLAGRVQRVLDLAEGLADDAHPGRQAHLHAILAFAYARMGDLRASKRELAAVDPSQAGWLETTHSIGWHLATALRAASLGRHDDAFEALAAVAPRMDDSELWPAIVWTRGKARLVADQAALGHQELEAALAEREHLPVAAGWTEELRTLRGEFLLATGDLVGARSALAHDGRAASTRLSRARLAILASRPDEALAHLDALDAAARDPRTPDAGPFPAQLAQLQLLRAGALARRGDTECATSLATQAFLTLDRLDNLLPLLWIPAAELALIRSLVPPDVWRMPPGSPFAGDDVVLEQLSKREALVLLELARGGSIDEIAGDLHVSSNTIKTQTRSIYKKLKVSSRTEALARARQMGLV, from the coding sequence GTGCCGGGGGAGATGGTGGCCGAGAAGATCGACGCGGTCGCGACGCACGGTCACGTGCGGCGCGACCACCTCGTGCACCGCCTCGCCCGCGCCGGACGCGTCACCGTCATCACCGCCGAGCAGGGCGCGGGCAAGACCGACCTCATGTCGCAGTGGCTGTCGCATCAGCGATCGAGCGCGTTCGCCTGGATCGCGCTCGACGCCGGCGCGGGCGACCCGCGCACGTTCTGGCTGCGCGTGCTGCAGGCGATGAGCGCGGCGCGACCCGAGGCGTTCGCCGCGCTCGAGCAAGACTACGCGCACGGCCGCATCCCCCCGGAGGAGGCGCTCCCCCGCATCACGTCGGCCTCGATGCGCGACCCGGAGCCGATGGTGCTCGTGATCGACGACCTGCACTGCGCCGCAGACTCGGTGCAGGATCAGCTCGTGTCGCTGCTGCGCCGGTCGCCGAACCTGCAGCTGCTCGCGGCCTCGCGCACGCGCACGCGCTTCGAGGTGCCCGTCACCGCGGCCGGTCTCGCCGTGACGGCGCTCCACGCCGACGCGCTGGCGTTCACCGCGGACGAGATCGCTCAGGCTGCGGCCGTGCTCCCCTACCAGCTGTCGGAACCCGAGATCGCCGCGCTGCGCCGCACCACCCGGGGCCACCCGCTCGCCGTGCGGCTCGCGCTGTCGGTGATGGCGAACCTGTCGCGCGGCGGCACCCGCCGGCCGCCGGCGGACGAGGTGCAGCGCGGCGTCGAGAGCATGCTCGCCGACTTCGCCCCCGAGTTCCCGTCCCCGCACGACCACGAGCTCGCACTCATCGCCTCCCTCGTGCCCGAGATCGACAGCGCCTTCGCCGAGCGGCTCGGCGGAGCGGCCTCGTGGGCCGAGTTCGAGCGCTTCGACGCCCTCGGGTACGGCCGCCTCGCGTCGCGGCACGGACGCACCGTGTTCCGCCTGCAGACGCTCATCGCCGGAGCACTCCGCCCGCGGGCGCTCGCCGAGCTCCCCGCCGAGCGCATCGCCGAGGTGCGGCGGCTCGCGTTCGCCCACCTGTACGAGCACGCCGACCCCATCGACATGCTCGAACTCCTCATCGACGGGAACATGGATCGCGCCATCTTCCCGCACTTCGTGCGCAACTTCACGGAGATCAGCCTGAAGCGCTCGCGCGAGCTCGTCGCGATGGCGGGGAGCATCTCCCCCGAGCGACAGCTGCGCGAGGGCACCATCCCGATCATGATCGCGGTGGCGCTGAGCGAGGACGCCCTCGTTCCGACGCCGCGCATGCGCGAACTGCTCGAGATCGGCATGCCGTCGCTCGAGCATCGCGCCGCCGAGGCGAGCGGCGCGGCGGGCGGGCTCCTGCTGCTCGCCCGCTTCGCCGGCCTCCGCGTGAGCCGCGCCTACGAGGAGGCCGCGGAGGCGGGCGAGCAGTTCCTGCGGCAGAGCGCGCCCGCCTCCCCGAGCTGGCGGTCGGGCATGAGCGCCGCCCGCCTGCAGATCATCGTCACGGAGATGCTCGCGGGTCGCGTGCAGCGCGTGCTCGACCTCGCCGAGGGCCTGGCCGACGACGCGCACCCGGGCCGGCAGGCCCACCTCCACGCGATCCTCGCCTTCGCGTACGCCCGCATGGGCGACCTGCGGGCCTCGAAGCGCGAGCTCGCCGCCGTCGACCCCTCGCAGGCGGGCTGGCTGGAGACGACGCACAGCATCGGCTGGCACCTCGCGACCGCGCTGCGCGCGGCGAGCCTCGGGCGGCACGACGACGCGTTCGAGGCGCTCGCGGCCGTCGCGCCGCGCATGGACGACTCCGAGCTGTGGCCGGCGATCGTCTGGACGCGGGGGAAGGCGCGGCTGGTCGCCGACCAGGCTGCGCTCGGGCATCAGGAGCTCGAGGCGGCACTCGCCGAACGCGAGCACCTGCCGGTCGCCGCGGGCTGGACGGAGGAGTTGCGGACGCTGCGCGGGGAGTTCCTGCTCGCCACCGGCGACCTCGTCGGCGCTCGCTCGGCGCTCGCCCACGACGGGAGAGCGGCCTCGACGCGCCTCTCACGCGCGCGTCTCGCGATTCTCGCCTCCCGGCCGGACGAGGCCCTGGCGCACCTCGACGCGCTCGACGCCGCGGCGCGCGACCCCCGCACCCCCGATGCGGGGCCGTTCCCCGCGCAGCTCGCCCAGCTGCAGTTGCTGCGCGCAGGCGCGCTGGCGCGTCGGGGCGACACGGAGTGCGCGACGTCGCTCGCCACGCAGGCGTTTCTGACCCTCGATCGCCTCGACAACCTCCTCCCGCTCCTCTGGATTCCGGCGGCCGAGCTCGCGCTCATCCGCTCCCTCGTGCCGCCCGACGTCTGGCGCATGCCCCCGGGGAGCCCGTTCGCCGGCGATGACGTCGTGCTCGAGCAGCTCTCGAAGCGCGAGGCGCTCGTGCTGCTCGAGCTGGCGCGGGGCGGGTCGATCGACGAGATCGCGGGCGACCTGCACGTCTCGTCGAACACGATCAAGACGCAGACCCGCAGCATCTACAAGAAGCTCAAGGTGTCGAGCCGCACGGAGGCGCTCGCGCGCGCCCGCCAGATGGGCCTGGTCTGA
- a CDS encoding ABC transporter substrate-binding protein, producing the protein MKIRFALPAFAAAAVLALTGCVNNAESEGGAGSGDAAPAAEITADDAAVALLPQELKDSGELRIGTDAEYPPNEYKDADGNPVGWGVTLAEAIAAKLGLEPKWEILGFDSIIPRIQEGALDMGSSSFTDNVERQQSVDFVDFLNAGTQWAAASGSDVDPDDACGLTVAVQATTVQDTDELPAKSKACTDAGKEAIEILRFDGQPEVTQAVVDGRADAFSADLPVTGDAVAKLGDQLETVGDVFDAAPYGFATQKDGETTKAVQAALQSLIDDGTYLDILTEAGIEDGAVEQAEINAGTE; encoded by the coding sequence ATGAAGATTCGTTTCGCACTTCCCGCCTTCGCCGCGGCGGCCGTGCTCGCACTCACCGGTTGCGTGAACAACGCCGAGTCCGAGGGAGGCGCGGGATCCGGCGACGCCGCTCCGGCGGCCGAGATCACGGCGGACGACGCCGCGGTCGCGCTCCTGCCCCAAGAGCTCAAGGACTCGGGCGAGCTGCGCATCGGCACCGACGCGGAGTACCCGCCGAACGAGTACAAGGACGCCGATGGCAACCCGGTCGGCTGGGGCGTCACGCTCGCCGAGGCGATCGCCGCGAAGCTCGGGCTCGAGCCGAAGTGGGAGATCCTCGGCTTCGACAGCATCATCCCCCGCATCCAGGAGGGCGCGCTCGACATGGGCTCCTCGTCCTTCACCGACAACGTCGAGCGCCAGCAGTCGGTCGACTTCGTCGACTTCCTGAACGCGGGCACGCAGTGGGCCGCCGCCAGCGGATCCGACGTCGACCCCGACGACGCCTGCGGGCTGACGGTCGCCGTGCAGGCGACCACGGTGCAGGACACCGATGAGCTGCCGGCGAAGTCGAAGGCCTGCACCGACGCCGGCAAGGAGGCGATCGAGATTCTGCGCTTCGACGGTCAGCCCGAGGTCACGCAGGCCGTGGTCGACGGCCGCGCCGACGCGTTCTCCGCCGACCTCCCCGTCACCGGCGACGCGGTCGCGAAGCTGGGCGACCAGCTCGAGACCGTGGGCGACGTGTTCGACGCCGCCCCGTACGGCTTCGCGACGCAGAAGGACGGCGAGACGACGAAGGCCGTGCAGGCGGCGCTGCAGTCGCTCATCGACGACGGCACGTACCTCGACATCCTCACTGAGGCGGGCATCGAGGACGGCGCGGTCGAGCAGGCCGAGATCAACGCCGGCACGGAGTAG
- a CDS encoding amino acid ABC transporter permease → MTHTHSSGAGPDAPHPESAPIEAIRLRHPWRTVFAVVLLLLVALFIHDAAFNRPVFNWGEVGKYLFDVRIVSGAGYALQLTVYSMIIAVVLGVAIAVMRQSPNPVVKSIAWVFLWLFRGTPVYVQLVFWGLVPTIYKSISLGVPFTEAAFTLNTKDLLSYFTLAVIGLALNEAAYMAEIVRAGLLSVDKGQNEAATALGLGWWHTMSRVILPQAMRVIIPPTGNEVISMLKTTSLVTAVPFTLDLYGRARDISAVTYQPVPMLIVASIWYLAVTSILMVGQYFLERHFARGVLQRPDVMKPTVETQSVGVVGVEDPAHPTYPSAGGGESIVPPHHRPGGGGA, encoded by the coding sequence ATGACGCATACGCACTCCTCGGGTGCGGGGCCGGACGCCCCGCACCCGGAGTCGGCGCCGATCGAGGCGATCCGGCTCCGCCACCCCTGGCGCACCGTGTTCGCCGTGGTGCTCCTGCTCCTCGTCGCACTCTTCATCCACGACGCCGCCTTCAACCGCCCCGTGTTCAACTGGGGCGAGGTCGGCAAGTACCTCTTCGACGTGCGCATCGTCTCCGGCGCGGGCTACGCGCTGCAGCTCACCGTCTACTCGATGATCATCGCCGTGGTGCTCGGCGTCGCGATCGCGGTGATGCGCCAGTCGCCGAACCCGGTCGTGAAGTCGATCGCCTGGGTCTTCCTGTGGCTCTTCCGCGGCACCCCGGTCTACGTGCAGCTCGTCTTCTGGGGCCTGGTGCCCACGATCTACAAGTCGATCAGTCTCGGCGTGCCGTTCACCGAGGCCGCGTTCACCCTCAACACCAAGGATCTGCTGAGCTACTTCACGCTCGCCGTCATCGGTCTGGCCCTCAACGAGGCTGCGTACATGGCGGAGATCGTGCGGGCGGGCCTCCTGTCGGTCGACAAGGGGCAGAACGAGGCGGCGACCGCGCTCGGGCTCGGCTGGTGGCACACGATGAGCCGCGTGATCCTGCCCCAGGCGATGCGCGTCATCATCCCGCCCACGGGCAACGAGGTCATCTCGATGCTGAAGACGACCTCGCTCGTCACGGCGGTGCCCTTCACGCTCGACCTCTACGGCCGGGCGCGCGACATCTCGGCGGTGACGTACCAGCCGGTGCCGATGCTGATCGTGGCGTCCATCTGGTACCTGGCCGTCACCTCGATCCTCATGGTCGGCCAGTACTTCCTCGAACGGCACTTCGCGCGCGGCGTGCTCCAGCGGCCCGACGTCATGAAGCCGACGGTCGAGACCCAGTCGGTGGGCGTCGTCGGCGTGGAGGATCCGGCGCACCCGACCTACCCCAGTGCCGGCGGCGGCGAGAGCATCGTGCCACCGCACCATCGACCCGGAGGGGGAGGCGCATGA
- a CDS encoding amino acid ABC transporter ATP-binding protein: protein MNVHATDTPMVRAEGVSKAFGSNLVLKSISLEVQRGEVLCLVGPSGSGKSTFLRCINHLETVNAGRLSVDGELVGYRQKGDKLYEMHPREAAEQRRDIGMVFQRFNLFPHMTALENVMVAPTLLKKGDKAKLKSRAMELLARVGLAERHDYYPAHLSGGQQQRVAIARALAMEPKLMLFDEPTSALDPELVGEVLDVMKGLAESGMTMIVVTHEMGFAREVADKLVFMDGGVVVESGDPAEVLSNPQRERTKAFLSKVL, encoded by the coding sequence ATGAACGTGCACGCGACCGATACGCCCATGGTGCGGGCGGAGGGCGTCTCCAAGGCCTTCGGCTCGAACCTCGTGCTCAAGTCGATCTCGCTCGAGGTGCAGCGCGGCGAGGTGCTCTGCCTCGTCGGCCCCTCGGGCTCGGGCAAGTCGACCTTCCTGCGGTGCATCAACCACCTCGAGACCGTCAACGCCGGCCGGCTCTCCGTCGACGGCGAGCTCGTCGGTTACCGTCAGAAGGGCGACAAGCTCTACGAGATGCATCCGCGCGAGGCCGCGGAGCAGCGCCGCGACATCGGCATGGTGTTCCAGCGGTTCAACCTCTTCCCGCACATGACCGCGCTCGAGAACGTGATGGTCGCCCCGACGCTGCTGAAGAAGGGCGACAAGGCGAAGTTGAAGTCGCGCGCGATGGAGCTGCTCGCCCGCGTCGGCCTGGCCGAGCGGCACGACTACTACCCGGCGCACCTCTCCGGCGGGCAGCAGCAGCGCGTCGCGATCGCGCGTGCGCTCGCGATGGAGCCGAAGCTGATGCTGTTCGACGAGCCGACCTCGGCGCTCGACCCCGAGCTCGTGGGCGAGGTGCTCGACGTGATGAAGGGGCTCGCCGAGAGCGGCATGACGATGATCGTGGTGACGCACGAGATGGGCTTCGCGCGCGAGGTCGCCGACAAGCTCGTCTTCATGGACGGCGGCGTCGTCGTGGAATCGGGGGACCCGGCTGAGGTGCTGTCGAACCCGCAGCGCGAGCGCACCAAGGCCTTCCTGTCGAAGGTGCTGTAG